The following proteins are co-located in the Candidatus Ozemobacteraceae bacterium genome:
- a CDS encoding phage terminase small subunit P27 family encodes MPRRKPTAMKKLSGTLRKHRTNPNEPTYPDLGAEPPAFLDQTGRDEWNRLFPMLRDRGLLTAGDAAAFSAYCGQYSIWTAAMEAVKREGLVITLTNGVLAQNPNLNIATKASKEMRAFLVEFGLTPASRSRVEAAGPKDTKRNPFAELDDPFAEFK; translated from the coding sequence ATGCCAAGACGTAAACCTACCGCGATGAAGAAGCTTTCTGGAACGCTCCGGAAGCACCGGACCAACCCGAACGAGCCGACGTATCCCGACCTTGGGGCCGAACCGCCGGCGTTCCTCGATCAAACAGGCCGGGATGAATGGAACAGGCTATTCCCGATGCTTCGTGACCGTGGGCTGTTGACCGCCGGGGATGCGGCGGCGTTCTCTGCTTACTGTGGCCAGTATTCAATCTGGACGGCGGCCATGGAAGCGGTGAAGCGGGAGGGACTGGTTATCACCCTCACGAACGGCGTGCTTGCTCAGAACCCGAATCTGAACATTGCGACGAAGGCGTCAAAGGAAATGCGGGCGTTCCTGGTGGAGTTCGGACTAACCCCGGCGTCACGCTCGAGGGTGGAGGCGGCCGGACCGAAGGACACGAAGCGCAACCCGTTTGCAGAGCTTGACGACCCGTTCGCGGAGTTCAAATAA